In a single window of the Silvimonas iriomotensis genome:
- a CDS encoding NAD(P)/FAD-dependent oxidoreductase: MFQGRQRVAVIGGGISGLVSAWLIGRDHDVTLFEAAAYAGGHTNTVDLTLDGVTHPVDTGFLVFNERTYPNLIALFSILGVSWHESEMSFSVSIGHGKQEWAGTSLDTVFARRSNLLNPRFLGMLKDILRFNRNSAAWLHNPAMQGISLGQLLDAEGYGTAFRDDYLLPMAAAIWSCPMADVLTFPAATFLQFCINHGLLQLTDRPRWRTVDGGGRAYVQKLLQGIWDIRLKTPVLQVKRSEHGVQVRTAEGAMAFDAVVFATHAPTTLRILGDEASDLERQVLGAVRYNANRAVLHCDPRLLPQRQKVWAAWNYVRGTDAAGRQAVCVSYLINKLQPLPFKQPVIVTLNPLTEPRPQYVLGQFHYEHPLLDQAAVRAQFLLPAMQGQHRTWFAGAWTGYGFHEDGLKSALRVAADFTAQPMLVEV; this comes from the coding sequence ATGTTCCAGGGACGTCAACGGGTCGCGGTGATCGGTGGTGGCATTTCCGGGCTGGTCAGCGCCTGGCTGATCGGGCGTGATCACGATGTCACGCTGTTCGAGGCAGCCGCCTACGCCGGTGGTCACACCAACACGGTGGATCTGACGCTGGATGGTGTCACGCATCCGGTGGATACCGGTTTTCTGGTGTTCAACGAGCGCACCTACCCCAACCTGATTGCGCTGTTTTCGATCCTTGGCGTGTCATGGCATGAGAGCGAGATGAGCTTTTCCGTGTCGATCGGGCATGGCAAGCAAGAATGGGCCGGCACCAGTCTGGATACCGTGTTTGCCCGCCGCAGCAATCTGCTCAACCCGCGCTTTCTGGGCATGCTCAAAGATATCCTGCGCTTTAATCGCAACAGCGCGGCCTGGCTGCACAACCCCGCCATGCAAGGCATAAGCCTGGGGCAATTACTGGATGCCGAAGGCTACGGGACGGCTTTTCGCGATGATTATCTTCTGCCCATGGCCGCAGCCATCTGGTCTTGCCCGATGGCGGACGTGCTGACGTTTCCCGCCGCAACCTTCCTTCAGTTCTGTATCAACCACGGTTTGCTGCAACTGACTGACCGCCCGCGCTGGCGGACGGTGGATGGGGGCGGTCGGGCCTATGTCCAGAAACTGCTGCAAGGTATCTGGGATATCCGCCTGAAAACGCCGGTACTGCAGGTGAAGCGATCAGAACATGGCGTGCAAGTGCGCACGGCAGAAGGCGCCATGGCGTTCGACGCGGTGGTGTTTGCCACGCATGCGCCCACCACGCTGCGCATTCTGGGCGATGAAGCCAGTGACCTGGAGCGGCAGGTTCTGGGGGCCGTGCGTTACAACGCCAACAGGGCCGTGCTGCACTGTGATCCGCGCTTGCTGCCGCAGCGGCAAAAAGTCTGGGCGGCGTGGAACTATGTCAGAGGAACCGATGCCGCAGGCCGCCAGGCCGTGTGTGTCAGTTACCTGATCAACAAACTGCAGCCGCTGCCGTTCAAGCAACCGGTGATTGTCACGCTCAACCCGCTCACCGAGCCCCGGCCGCAATACGTGCTGGGGCAGTTTCACTATGAACACCCTTTGCTGGATCAGGCCGCCGTCCGGGCGCAGTTTCTGCTGCCGGCCATGCAGGGCCAACACCGCACCTGGTTTGCCGGCGCATGGACGGGCTACGGCTTTCATGAAGATGGTTTGAAGTCTGCCTTGCGGGTGGCGGCCGACTTTACCGCGCAACCCATGCTGGTCGAGGTGTGA
- a CDS encoding DUF1365 domain-containing protein: protein MTEPRFLFGQVMHERLRPVKRRFVYPVFGVVLDVDQLAAMPATWWFAVDRWRVLSIRQRDYGPRDGSNLAQWARAVLASAGVRIDGPIELHTFTRLWGYVFNPVSFWHCHDAQGQLRALIAEVNNTFGEHHSYVLTAPDGGVIEADTPLQSRKAFHVSPFCLTTGEYRFRLKKGADTRFTAVDYHDEDGVLLRTAIGGRLRPFTSQNFWRAMIRHPFFSFMVIGRIHWQALRLWLKRVPFNRKPAPPDHPLTIALEEKKQ, encoded by the coding sequence ATGACCGAGCCGCGCTTCTTGTTCGGCCAGGTCATGCATGAGCGCTTGCGCCCGGTGAAACGACGCTTTGTCTACCCGGTTTTCGGGGTGGTACTGGACGTCGACCAGCTTGCGGCAATGCCTGCGACCTGGTGGTTTGCAGTTGATCGCTGGCGGGTATTGTCGATTCGCCAGCGCGACTACGGGCCCCGCGATGGCAGCAACCTGGCGCAGTGGGCGCGCGCGGTGCTGGCCAGTGCCGGCGTCCGGATCGACGGGCCAATTGAACTGCACACGTTTACGCGGCTGTGGGGCTACGTCTTCAATCCGGTCAGTTTCTGGCACTGCCACGACGCCCAGGGCCAGTTACGGGCGCTGATTGCAGAAGTGAACAACACGTTCGGGGAACACCACAGCTATGTACTGACTGCGCCTGATGGCGGGGTCATTGAGGCCGACACGCCGCTGCAAAGCCGTAAAGCGTTCCATGTTTCACCGTTTTGTCTGACCACGGGCGAGTACCGCTTCCGCCTGAAAAAAGGTGCCGACACCCGGTTCACCGCCGTGGATTACCACGACGAGGATGGCGTATTGCTGCGCACGGCCATTGGCGGCCGGCTGCGGCCATTTACCAGCCAGAACTTCTGGCGGGCCATGATCCGGCACCCGTTTTTCAGCTTCATGGTCATTGGACGCATTCACTGGCAGGCGTTACGCCTGTGGCTCAAGCGCGTCCCGTTCAACCGCAAGCCCGCACCGCCAGACCACCCGCTGACGATCGCGCTGGAGGAGAAAAAACAATGA
- a CDS encoding SAM-dependent methyltransferase — protein sequence MSSIGTLAIKAPAPPLLARMFMQLLRRISEGCLTVTLPGHTRMMFGNANTALLAELHIHDWRACGRILAAGDIGFADALQKGWVSSPDLTALIRLAIRNESVMARTVRGTGLVRFWYALRHLARPNTRRGSQRNIHAHYDIGNPFYMLWLDESWSYSSALFAGDFSRSLADAQAAKYQRVIDQLGLKPGMQVLEIGCGWGGFAEHAARLGIHVHGVTISAAQYEIAQQRLQRQNLQHLARVELRDYRDIRGQYDALVSIEMFEAVGQTFWSLWFDTVRGLLKPGARALVQSITIDEQRFEAYRSSSDFIREYIFPGGMLPSPERFSAAASQARFQVLNVLHFGPDYAETLRRWRDAFNAHLHEVRQQGFDETFIRTWLLYLCYCEAGFDEGRTDVVQFMLQRPV from the coding sequence ATGAGTTCGATCGGCACACTGGCCATCAAGGCGCCCGCACCGCCTCTGCTCGCCCGGATGTTCATGCAACTGCTGCGCCGGATCAGCGAGGGTTGCCTGACCGTCACCCTGCCCGGCCATACCCGGATGATGTTTGGCAACGCCAATACCGCCCTCCTGGCGGAGCTGCACATTCATGACTGGCGCGCCTGCGGGCGGATTCTGGCCGCCGGCGATATCGGCTTTGCGGATGCTCTGCAAAAAGGCTGGGTGTCGTCACCCGATCTGACTGCGCTGATCCGGCTGGCCATCCGCAATGAGTCTGTCATGGCGCGCACCGTGCGCGGCACCGGCCTCGTGCGCTTCTGGTACGCCTTGCGCCATCTGGCCAGACCCAACACGCGGCGCGGCAGCCAGCGCAACATCCACGCGCACTACGACATTGGCAACCCGTTCTACATGCTCTGGCTGGATGAAAGCTGGAGTTACTCCAGCGCCTTGTTTGCCGGTGACTTCAGCCGTTCGCTGGCCGATGCCCAGGCGGCCAAGTACCAGCGGGTGATCGATCAGCTTGGCCTCAAGCCGGGCATGCAGGTACTGGAAATCGGCTGTGGCTGGGGCGGTTTTGCCGAACATGCCGCGCGCCTGGGCATTCATGTTCATGGCGTCACCATTTCTGCGGCGCAATACGAGATCGCGCAGCAGCGGCTGCAGCGCCAGAACCTGCAACATCTGGCGCGGGTTGAGCTGCGGGATTACCGCGATATCCGCGGTCAGTACGACGCGCTGGTATCCATTGAAATGTTTGAAGCGGTGGGGCAAACCTTCTGGTCGCTGTGGTTCGACACCGTCCGCGGCCTGCTCAAACCTGGCGCCAGAGCGCTGGTGCAATCGATCACCATCGACGAGCAACGCTTTGAGGCCTATCGCAGCAGCAGCGACTTTATCCGCGAGTATATTTTTCCGGGCGGCATGCTGCCCTCGCCCGAGCGTTTCAGCGCAGCCGCCAGTCAGGCCCGCTTTCAGGTCCTGAACGTCCTGCACTTTGGCCCAGACTACGCCGAAACCCTGCGGCGCTGGCGTGATGCCTTCAACGCGCATCTGCATGAAGTACGCCAACAAGGATTTGACGAAACATTCATCCGCACCTGGCTGCTGTACCTGTGCTACTGCGAAGCCGGCTTTGACGAGGGACGCACCGATGTCGTCCAGTTCATGCTCCAGCGCCCTGTGTAG
- a CDS encoding chalcone isomerase family protein: MSSSSCSSALCRWLFLGLCATPWPAVASWEGDLGSPQLVGQGEFDYLGFHIYSAALYSTRLPFSRLRPFALQLTYFKHITRARITETSLNELRRIYGKALSEETLAVWQQYMLSAFVDVDSGDTLTGVYLPGQGIRFYHGDTETARFADAYFAEAFFNIWLAPQTRDPDLRARLLGQTP, encoded by the coding sequence ATGTCGTCCAGTTCATGCTCCAGCGCCCTGTGTAGATGGCTTTTCCTGGGGCTGTGCGCCACGCCCTGGCCCGCTGTTGCCAGCTGGGAGGGTGATCTGGGCTCGCCGCAACTGGTCGGTCAGGGCGAGTTCGACTATCTGGGTTTTCACATTTATTCGGCAGCGCTGTACAGCACGCGGCTGCCTTTTTCCCGGTTGCGGCCGTTTGCGCTGCAGCTGACTTATTTCAAACACATCACCCGGGCCCGCATTACCGAAACCTCGCTCAATGAACTGCGCCGTATCTACGGCAAGGCCTTGTCTGAAGAGACGCTGGCGGTGTGGCAGCAATACATGCTTAGCGCCTTTGTGGATGTCGATTCCGGAGACACGCTGACGGGGGTTTATCTACCCGGCCAGGGCATCCGCTTTTACCACGGCGATACCGAAACCGCGCGATTTGCCGATGCGTACTTTGCCGAGGCGTTTTTCAATATCTGGCTGGCGCCGCAGACCCGTGATCCTGATTTGCGGGCCCGTTTGCTGGGGCAGACACCATGA